The DNA region GACATTCGTAGATAATAGGAACAATTGAGCAAATAAAAGATATTGAAGTTATCAAATTTAGAACACGAGGTTTAAAATGAAAACCTTCTCTAATCCCCATTCCAATGAGACACAAAGATTAACACAATTGTATTAGATATAATTTGATGGCTACAGTAAAATAGAGTAATATGTAACGTATACTATAAAATTTTGGAAGCGGATTACACCCCGTAATATGTAACGTGTACtctacatacatacatacatacatatatatatatatatatacatgtctGTGTTGGTGTTATTGATCGGTAGACAGACCATAATTGGAGCACTCTAATTGTAACATAATCTTTTTCATTCAAAAGGTGTACCCCAAAGCTTTATTAAATTACATAAAGGGCCAGACAATGGGCCAACGATTGCAAAATTTATAGAAATACAGggacgtatatatatatatatatattataagtcaATGTTCCGAGACCACTGAGTCTCCGTAACCATCCAACACGTGTCCTTTACCCGACATAGATTGACCTACAGAATCTTGTACGTTAACACTCACCTCGTAATTGCTACACTGGTGCTCTCATCCTCTACCCACTCAACGAGGTGTATTCGTACACGTGGCACTGTCCGACATGACAACTGAGTTTTCAGACACAAATCAGCGCTTACTCAGCGCCACGTAGATGTAGGCACGCCCGCACGGAAGCATGACCTCGCCATCCTCGTATTAGTGAGCCATCAAATTCATTTTCTATTAATAAAGAGAGTTCAACaatgcatgaattttgtgaatcCACTCCCCAAAGGTTACACCTTCTTTCAGTTTTACCACTTGTCGTTTTACCCGTCCTGCTTCAGCCTATCACGCCATCTTCATCGGTTGTAATCTTTATCAAAATCATCCAAGACGATAACACCCGAGTCAGAATATACTCTACGATTGAGCGAATAAGCTTGCATTTGATTTTCTAGTAGGATAATAATTtaactcaacttgattttgtataaTGATGACAAATGTATTGAtatgtgagaatatatatatgtacgtatgtaatatatatatatatatgtgaaagtagataaaaaatttattattataaaattgactataaaaatgattaagaaaaaagtatgaatgtgaaattattattaaatgaaagaaaaaggaaaaaatattaacattatattgttgaatttgtaAAAAGATAGAGTTGAATTGGGTAAAATTGGATTAGGATTAGAAAACCAAAACGGAAACTTTCCGTACCTATGAATGTCATGgcaattattaaattatactGTAAAAAGGACGGTGAAACTTGATCTATTGATGGGAAGCGAGGTAAGTTACATTCCCATCCCTATCCGTACCGATGAGAAATATCCAGTGACCTGCAACATCTAAGGTTAGCCTGATCGATGAACGCAGAGGGCAAAAATGAGACAAATGAAAAACTTCATGGAGTAAACCAAAACTCATCCTTTTATTTGTGGCGAAATTACAAGTGATGTCACTCTGTTcgtctttttcttcctctcttcttcttcctcctccctcctCCATCGCTTGCTTCTGATCAAAGCAccgttctctctctctctctctccccgcCCCTGAAACTTCCGGAAACCTCTCCtattgaagagaaactctcgCCATCGGCGCACGATAACGTCTCCGAGCTTCCTATATCTCTGGAGCTGTCTCCCGTTAATTGCTTTGCAGGTGAAAAGACCTCAGTGCAGTGACAGTTCGCTTGAATTCTCTGTAcggttttctcttttctcgGATTCACCGGCTCGATCGTCGGATGATCTCTGCGTGCTGAGGTATGCAGCTTCTGTTTGGCTTTTTTTCGCCGCTGTAGATCAGAATCAGCATGAGTCGAGCTCTGTAATCAGAATCAGCATGATCTTTCTGTGGTCCGAAGCATAGTGATAATGGTTTTGCTTGTTACATTTCAAGTCCTATGAGTGTTGAAGCTCATCTGTGATATGTGCCGAGGCTGCAGATGCCGAGCAGACTATAGAGCAATTACTTTGAGTATTGCAAATTGTCTGTAGATTGAATTCATGGGATTTGGCTGCCGAAGTATGTTCAATTGGTTTGCTCTTTTCCTATTTGGGGTTGTTTGTCGATAAATTTGTAAACTTTGCCTGGGTTGAGCCTTACTAGTATTAGGATAAACTGGTCTTATTATTTGTATTCGTCAATTTTTAGCATACTCAGATAtaggagaaaggaaaaagcaaagaagaaggaaggggaaaataaaaaaaaggaaagaaaagaaaccaGTATACAGCCTAGTAAAGGTCGGATCTTTTTATGGTCTTGCAGTTTGATCCTCAATTATTTCTGGGTTGTACGAGCTAGAAAGGAGTTTGGCAGGAATTTGGCATGTGGGGATATCAGAGTGAGGCCTCATCAATTTACAAGCGTATGTCTCCGTCGAAAGATAGTTCAGGTTCAGTGGATGGGGAAGCTAACTCAGGTAGTTTCAAAACTTCCATCTGGCATTGTTTCTGGTTTCACTTTATTTGCAGTTCCATTCATGCTGTATTGCGGTACTTCATAAACACATGGATAGTGGTTTGCTCGACGTAGggtttcatatatttatctgTTTATATGAGTTTGCATTTATAAGGTTTACATTTTAAGGTATAGTTCTAGATTATCCTGATTCTCATGTAATAGTTGCTTCAACTGCCATTTTTCTAGGAATAATTTAGTCGCTCAGTGGCGATTGTGATTGTCTTTTAAGATTGGTAGATATATACATCAGTCGTTAAATCTAGCTTAattcttctatttttcctAATGTGTAGGTTATATGCAAGATAACACCAGTTTAGTAACTGCAGATCCTCCATGGAGACATTCCTTGCCACATGTGGTGGTGGCAACAATTATATCTTTCCTGTTTGGATACCATCTGGGGTCCGTCCACTGCATAAAACCCAGCTACTAATCCTTTTCACTATTTCTCTATTAGTTTATGGTTTTTGATACTTTAATCTTCATAGGGTCGTTAATGAACCACTTGAAAGCATAGCTTTGGATCTTGGTTTCAGTGGAAATACCCTTGCAGAAGGTGGCATAAATGGATCCTTATTCTCATTCTctgttccattttttttttttattgttcgGCTCAATCTGATTTGTGTAcatttcgtttttttttaatgaaggTTTGGTGGTAAGTACATGTCTTGGTGGTGCTCTTATTGGGTCTCTGTTCAGCGGCTGGATTGCAGATGAATTTGGGCGTTGTAGGGCTTTCCAGTTGAGCGCATTGCCAATGATAACCGGTGCCTCTATAAGGTGATATCGTCGGACCTGAGTTCAATCTTATTAACTATAGGATCTCAAATTTTGCATGAGTTATTGAATGGTCACTCATCCCTCTTGTCTGATTTTGTtctcattttttatattatctaTGAACcttttcaaatgaaaaaaatggaatTATTTGGTAAATGGCGAAGATACACAGAGAAGTACTCTAATACCTACTAGCTTCACTGTTTATGGACTTTGAACAGATATGAACTCACTGAAGCACTTAAGAAATCGCACATAAATGCTGTCTTCAAATGTCTGTACCTTATATTCATCTTTACAAAGTTAGAACCTAATTCTAGAACCTAAAGCAATTTTGTATTGCAGTGCAATATCCAAGACTTCAGTGGGCATGCTTCTTGGACGGTTACTGGTTGGGGTAGGATTGGGTATAGGGCCCCCGGTTGCATCTCTTTACGTGACAGAGGTTTGGATGTTCTTAGCTATGCTTTAAGAAGGAATTTTCTATACTTATTATCTAGAGTGAGATATTGTCATTGATTGATCATATTCTGGCTTCCTATCTAAACAGGTCTCTCCAGCTCATGTAAGAGGGACTTATGGGAGCTTTATACAGATTGCAGCATGTTTAGGGCTTATGACAGCTCTATGTATAGGGATCCCTGTTAAGGAAATTATTGGCTGGTAATCTAATGTATACATTTATTGTGCAGTTGCGATGTTTGTAACAACTTTTCCTAAGTATCTTTTACATTTTATGTGGTCAGGTGGCGAGTTTGTTTCTGGGTATCTACAATTCCAGCTGCAATACTTGCTCTAGCAATGCTAGTTTGTGCTGAGAGCCCCCAATGGCTGTACAAGGTACTATTCTCATATTGCTTTTCCCTTGTTAAGGTTGACTTTATGCAGACTCTTTCTATTTCTGATCTCGGAATTTCATAGTCATCTTCTCATGGTCTGCGACTCCAAAAGTAACTGAATGTTTAAAACCTGTATTCTCTTTCTGATGGACTTCTCTACTGGGATTACATGCACACACAGATACATTCAGATATTAATGTTGAGTGTTACAGTATTTATTTACAATGATAGACTTATATGGTGAAAATAGGAAGAATATTGAATGTCACATCTCGAACGTGTTACTAGATTGCTCAACATGAACCATTGGAATCTTATGGCTTGTCTTGAAGGCTGATACGATTTCCTCCTTTTTTGGTGTAATATAGCAAGGAAGAATTGCCGAAGCGGAGGCGGAACTTGAGAGGCTAGTAGGACCATCACATGTTAGGTTTGCAATGTCAGATTTGTCCAGATTGGACAAATCGGATGCAAATGATACTGTGAAGTTGTCAGAGCTGCTTTATGGACGTCATTCTAGAGGTAGATTTCGGTTGTCCACATGTATAATAGTTACTCAAATGAAAGTTACTCTATTTCTTTTGCATTTGCCTCTTCCTTACTGCAAGGAACTCAGTTTGCCGAGTTTGATGCAGTTGCAGACTATCCCTTTTGATCCTgcgtttcatttttttctctttccttttgtGCATTGTCATTCACATCTTGTTTTTGCAGTGGTTTTTATTGGATCGACTCTGTTTGCTTTACAACAGCTTTCTGGGATAAATGCTATATTTTACTTCTCCTCGACTGTCTTCAAGAGTGCGCGGGTACCATCAAATCTTGCAAATATATTCATAGGAATTTCCAACTTGACAGGCATGGCTCCTTTCTCAAGCTAATTAGTTTTCGTAGTTCAGAAAATTTCATTGTTTATTCACttttctgaattttcaaaCGATTGACAGGGTCTATAATAGCAATGGTCTTGATGGATAAATTGGGAAGGAAGGTCCTCCTTCTTGGGAGCTTTCTTGGCATGGTAATTTCCGTGTTCAACCTCTTCTGAGCAGATACTGTTATGAGCCAGTGCAAAAGATTTAATATATCTGCGTAAAGATTCTCGTTAATCAGAGACTATTAGATCGTGCACTGTTGTTAGCTTCATGCATGCTGGTTGAGGGCCATTGCTGACAATTTAAAAATCCATCCAATACCAGGCAATATTTATGGCTATTCAAGCAGTGGCAGCAAGCCCTTCTGTCCCAGCATATGCAGCTTCATACCTTTCTGTGGGAGGCATGTTAATGTGAGTATTCTTCGAAGTAAATGATTGAAACTACCAGACAAAGGGCAATAATACACTGTTGATGTTATCCTCATcttttttatatctttattatCATAGCCGAGATGAAAAATCATCGTACTTTCCTGAGCTAATGACACCTGGCCTGTGATATCATCTCACCAATATCCACCCTCAATTATAtgaacccttttttttttcccccctttcaGTGCTTGCATGCTTCAAACATCAGTCAGCTCATTCATAGAGTTGTCTTAACCTTGAACCTGCATGTGCAGGTTTGTCCTTGCATTTGCACTCGGAGCTGGTCCAGTTCCAGGTCTTCTGCTCCCAGAAATATTTCCCAGCAGAATCAGGGCCAAGGCCATGGCAGTTTGTATGTCAGTGCATTGGGTAAGATATGTTGCATCCTTTATTTTCGTTACTCAACTCTTTAGTCCTTTTGGTCTGCTTAATGGGATCATAACCACGACCTCCATATGTTAGTAATGAGATTCTTCCAGATAGGTGGATTGCTTAAAGAACAGTTAACTCAGCAATGTTGATTGCTGAAGGTGGTGCCATCACAAGTGGGGCAGAACCTACCGCAATTAACAATCAAcaattgtttttttaaaatctgtCTAGAAGGAATCGCTTTTGCATTCAGCAAATGTGGCAAGAATTTCTGCtttatatttttcccttttctattATGGACCTACCCAATAAGAAAGAATGCGAAAAGGTAGGGATAGACTTGCGCAATGTGATGAAAAAGTAGTTAACCTATAAACTGTAGCTTGATTTTTTCCCATCTGACTCGATTTGAACTGGGAATTTTTCAGGTGATAAACTTCTTTGTGGGCTTGCTCTTCTTGCAATTACTGGAGCAGCTCGGACCTCATCTCCTGTACTCCATATTTGCAACCTTCTGCCTGATGGCAGTGATATTTGTGAAACGGAATGTGATGGAAACCAAAGGGAAGTCGCTCCaggagattgagatagccctTCTCCCGCAAGATTAAAGGTAGAAGCTGTCATCCTCATGCTGCCTGATTTGGTTGAGATGGAGTCAGAAAATTTGCTGTCTGAAATCTCGGCATTGGTAATTGTCCGAGGGAGGTTGCAGTTAGAAGGATATACACACAGCCAGTTAAAAGAAG from Punica granatum isolate Tunisia-2019 chromosome 3, ASM765513v2, whole genome shotgun sequence includes:
- the LOC116201031 gene encoding probable plastidic glucose transporter 2 isoform X2 — protein: MWGYQSEASSIYKRMSPSKDSSGSVDGEANSDPPWRHSLPHVVVATIISFLFGYHLGVVNEPLESIALDLGFSGNTLAEGLVVSTCLGGALIGSLFSGWIADEFGRCRAFQLSALPMITGASISAISKTSVGMLLGRLLVGVGLGIGPPVASLYVTEVSPAHVRGTYGSFIQIAACLGLMTALCIGIPVKEIIGWWRVCFWVSTIPAAILALAMLVCAESPQWLYKQGRIAEAEAELERLVGPSHVRFAMSDLSRLDKSDANDTVKLSELLYGRHSRVVFIGSTLFALQQLSGINAIFYFSSTVFKSARVPSNLANIFIGISNLTGSIIAMVLMDKLGRKVLLLGSFLGMAIFMAIQAVAASPSVPAYAASYLSVGGMLMFVLAFALGAGPVPGLLLPEIFPSRIRAKAMAVCMSVHWVINFFVGLLFLQLLEQLGPHLLYSIFATFCLMAVIFVKRNVMETKGKSLQEIEIALLPQD
- the LOC116201031 gene encoding probable plastidic glucose transporter 2 isoform X1 is translated as MWGYQSEASSIYKRMSPSKDSSGSVDGEANSGYMQDNTSLVTADPPWRHSLPHVVVATIISFLFGYHLGVVNEPLESIALDLGFSGNTLAEGLVVSTCLGGALIGSLFSGWIADEFGRCRAFQLSALPMITGASISAISKTSVGMLLGRLLVGVGLGIGPPVASLYVTEVSPAHVRGTYGSFIQIAACLGLMTALCIGIPVKEIIGWWRVCFWVSTIPAAILALAMLVCAESPQWLYKQGRIAEAEAELERLVGPSHVRFAMSDLSRLDKSDANDTVKLSELLYGRHSRVVFIGSTLFALQQLSGINAIFYFSSTVFKSARVPSNLANIFIGISNLTGSIIAMVLMDKLGRKVLLLGSFLGMAIFMAIQAVAASPSVPAYAASYLSVGGMLMFVLAFALGAGPVPGLLLPEIFPSRIRAKAMAVCMSVHWVINFFVGLLFLQLLEQLGPHLLYSIFATFCLMAVIFVKRNVMETKGKSLQEIEIALLPQD